The Vespula vulgaris chromosome 4, iyVesVulg1.1, whole genome shotgun sequence genome has a segment encoding these proteins:
- the LOC127062971 gene encoding probable ATP-dependent RNA helicase pitchoune, translating into MSIPDKVLMRKIRKREKNKLKVLKERSDKQNGEVKNKDLEENIGQDDVEEKVGTKRLAKQDGPVKKKKKELKTSKIENEQEASQEQNNDVNSDEIDTVEENDNIQLKNSKDVVEESLPGSSVGLEITKDNSFETLNERVCENTLKGIKDMGFTHMTEIQARSIPPLLEGRDLIGAAKTGSGKTLAFLIPAVELIYKLKFMPRNGTGCIIISPTRELSMQTFGVLKELMKYHYHTYGLLMGGANRQTEAQKLSKGINIIVATPGRLLDHLQNTPDFLYKNLQCLIIDEADRILDIGFEEELKQIINILPKRRQTMLFSATQTKKVEALTSLALKKEPVYVGVDDEKEKATVEGLEQGYVVCPSEKRFLLLFTFLKKNRKRKIMVFFSSCMSVKYHHELLNYIDLPVLSIHGKQKQTKRTTTFFQFCNASSGILLCTDVAARGLDIPDVDWIVQYDPPDDPKEYIHRVGRTARGEGSSGHALLILRPEELGFLRYLKQAKVPVNEFDFSWNKIADIQLQLEKLISKNYFLNISAKEAFKAYVRAYDSHHLKQIFDVQTLDLAKVAKSFGFLVPPAVDLKVGASKDSRPRKRLGGGGYGFFKNMNNPNASRQLQRTKTFRQVGKRGKDNRQFTR; encoded by the exons atgtctatTCCCGATAAAGTTTTAATGAGAAAGattaggaaaagagaaaagaataaactgAAAGTATTAAAGGAAAGATCTGACAAGCAAAATG gtgaagttaaaaataaagatcttGAGGAGAATATCGGTCAAGATgacgtagaagaaaaagttggAACCAAACGTTTGGCAAAACAAGATGGTCCTGTGAAAA aaaagaaaaaggaactaaAAACATCTAAAATTGAGAATGAACAAGAAGCAAGCCAGGAGCAGAACAATGACGTTAATAGTGATGAAATAGATACCGtggaagaaaatgataatatacaaTTGAAGAATAGTAAAGATGTCGTCGAGGAAAGCT TACCTGGATCTTCTGTAGGattagaaataacaaaagataATAGTTTTGAGACTTTAAATGAACGTGTATGTGAAAATACCcttaaaggaataaaagatatGGGTTTTACACATATGACTGAGATACAAGCTAGATCCATTCCACCATTATTAGAAGGCAGAGATTTAATTGGTGCTGCCAAAACAGGATCAGGAAAGACATTGGCCTTTTTAATTCCTGCTgtagaattaatatataaattaaaatttatgccACGTAACG gTACTGGATGTATTATCATATCTCCTACAAGAGAATTATCAATGCAAACATTCGGTGTTTTAAaggaattaatgaaatatcattACCATACGTATGGTCTATTAATGGGTGGTGCTAACAGACAAACCGAAGCACAAAAACTCTCAAAAGGAATCAATATTATTGTTGCTACACCAGGCAGATTATTAGATCATCTTCAAAATACTCCTgactttttatacaaaaatctACAATGTCTTATTATCGACGAAGCAGATCGTATTTTAGATATTGGTTTTGAAGAggaattaaaacaaattattaatatattgccAA AAAGAAGACAAACTATGTTGTTCAGTGCGACTCAAACTAAGAAAGTAGAAGCATTGACAAGTTtagcattaaaaaaagaacccGTATATGTTGGCGTCGatgacgaaaaagagaaggcaACGGTAGAAGGTTTGGAACAAGGCTATGTAGTTTGTCCCAGCGAAAAacgttttctacttttattcacattcttaaagaaaaatagaaaaaggaaaattatggTATTCTTTAGTTCCTGCATGTCAGTCAAGTATCATCACGAACTCTTGAATTATATAGATCTTCCAGTATTAAGTATACAC GGAAAGCAAAAACAAACTAAACGGACTACAACATTTTTCCAATTTTGCAACGCTTCTTCCGGTATACTTTTATGTACAGACGTAGCTGCTAGAGGTCTCGACATACCCGATGTCGATTGGATCGTGCAATACGATCCACCGGATGATCCTAAG GAATATATTCATCGCGTTGGAAGAACGGCACGTGGTGAAGGTAGTAGCGGACACGCTTTATTAATTCTACGACCAGAAGAATTAGGTTTCCTTCGTTATCTCAAACAAGCTAAAGTTCCGGTCAACGAATTTGACTTTTCGTGGAACAAAATCGCGGACATACAACTAcag CTCGAGAAATTGATCTCCAAGAATTACTTCTTAAACATATCGGCGAAGGAAGCGTTCAAGGCATATGTCAGAGCATACGATTCGCATCATCTCAAACAGATATTTGACGTACAGACATTGGATTTGGCGAAGGTTGCCAAATCTTTTGGATTTTTAGTTCCACCAGCTGTAGACCTGA AAGTGGGAGCTAGCAAAGATTCGCGGCCACGAAAAAGGCTCGGCGGGGGCGGTTATGGTTTCTTCAAGAACATGAACAATCCAAATGCCTCACGACAGTTGCAACGTACCAAGACCTTCCGCCAGGTGGGTAAACGTGGGAAGGACAACCGACAATTCacgagataa
- the LOC127063163 gene encoding coiled-coil domain-containing protein 149 isoform X1 — MMEQELKQKSTFIRLANESAIDQECKETLIRKLQAKSQALSLLNQELDQCKVQRDQFKLMAEQIQERFINLKKQMNDAKELNGYNVDSDFRTLDLLAESREQNKCLRLQVEMLRQKLGDVQGDIKLLRTNNNRSSKEQQETQYTSAIHQKEEMIEQLEKLNIKCSQLQIDLQTVLDEKHELEIERDAFKCKAHRLNHELSKALNASKPMDVDALINENRYLQERLQQLIEEKELARQSLSKYKSMLDSKRAKGTIKLGVNPAAGMVMKHKQVEELLQQTRIPLQKSTVAIEELHCLCTALMEALNDKTLALAHQKKANKILASRICELDSMIESPTTTLLEGYTSADVDQKCSSLRNDIDHISECTTEKINENVTDTKETIVDNSSSSEIRSVHTIQMNLPKNLETLVQKALNNLKDADKHDK; from the exons ATGATGGAACAAGAACTAAAGCAAAAGAGTACGTTTATTAGATTAGCTAATGAAAGTGCAATCGATCAGGAATGTAAA gaaacattaataagaaaattacaagCCAAATCCCaggctctttctcttttaaatcaaGAACTTGATCAATGTAAAGTACAAAGAGATCAATTTAAGTTAATGGCTGAACAGATACAAGaacgatttataaatttaaaaaaacagaTGAACGATGCGAAAGAATTAAATGG ttATAATGTAGATAGTGACTTTAGGACGTTAGATCTTCTTGCGGAATcaagagaacaaaataaatgtCTTCGATTACAAGTTGAAATGTTAAGACAAAAATTAGGTGACGTTCAAggcgatattaaattattgcgTACAAATAATAATCGCAGTAGTAAGGAACAACAGGAAACACAATATACGTCGGCGATacatcaaaaagaagaaatgattgagcaattagaaaaattgaatataaag TGTTCACAATTACAAATAGATCTACAAACCGTTCTCGATGAAAAACACGagttagaaatagaaagagatgcgTTCAAATGTAAAGCACATAGATTAAATCATGAACTTTCCAAAGCATTAAATGCATCTAAACCGATGGATGTAGATGCTCTTATTAACGAAAACAG atatttgcAAGAAAGATTACAACAattaattgaagaaaaagaactcgCAAGACAATCTCTCTCaaaatataaa AGTATGCTGGATAGTAAAAGAGCAAAAGGGACTATTAAATTGGGTGTTAATCCTGCTGCTGGAATGGTGATGAAACACAAGCAAG tTGAAGAGCTTTTACAGCAAACACGTATACCACTTCAAAAATCTACTGTTGCAATAGAAGAATTACATTGTTTGTGCACTGCTCTGATGGAAGCATTGAATGATAAAACTTTAGCTTTAGCACATCAAAAAAAAGCTAATAA AATTTTGGCTTCGAGAATTTGTGAGTTGGACAGTATGATAGAATCACCAACAACAACGCTATTGGAAGGCTACACAAGTGCTGATGTTGACCAAAAAT GTAGTAGTCTTCGTAATGATATAGACCACATATCAGAATGTACTACggaaaaaatcaatgaaaatgtGACTGATACAAAAGAAACAATCGTAGATAATTCTTCATCTTCGGAAATACGATCAGTACATACTATACAAATGAATCTTCCTAAAAATTTAGAAACTTTAGTTCAAAAAgctttgaataatttaaaagatgcTGATAAAcatgataaataa
- the LOC127063163 gene encoding coiled-coil domain-containing protein 149 isoform X2 has protein sequence MAEQIQERFINLKKQMNDAKELNGYNVDSDFRTLDLLAESREQNKCLRLQVEMLRQKLGDVQGDIKLLRTNNNRSSKEQQETQYTSAIHQKEEMIEQLEKLNIKCSQLQIDLQTVLDEKHELEIERDAFKCKAHRLNHELSKALNASKPMDVDALINENRYLQERLQQLIEEKELARQSLSKYKSMLDSKRAKGTIKLGVNPAAGMVMKHKQVEELLQQTRIPLQKSTVAIEELHCLCTALMEALNDKTLALAHQKKANKILASRICELDSMIESPTTTLLEGYTSADVDQKCSSLRNDIDHISECTTEKINENVTDTKETIVDNSSSSEIRSVHTIQMNLPKNLETLVQKALNNLKDADKHDK, from the exons ATGGCTGAACAGATACAAGaacgatttataaatttaaaaaaacagaTGAACGATGCGAAAGAATTAAATGG ttATAATGTAGATAGTGACTTTAGGACGTTAGATCTTCTTGCGGAATcaagagaacaaaataaatgtCTTCGATTACAAGTTGAAATGTTAAGACAAAAATTAGGTGACGTTCAAggcgatattaaattattgcgTACAAATAATAATCGCAGTAGTAAGGAACAACAGGAAACACAATATACGTCGGCGATacatcaaaaagaagaaatgattgagcaattagaaaaattgaatataaag TGTTCACAATTACAAATAGATCTACAAACCGTTCTCGATGAAAAACACGagttagaaatagaaagagatgcgTTCAAATGTAAAGCACATAGATTAAATCATGAACTTTCCAAAGCATTAAATGCATCTAAACCGATGGATGTAGATGCTCTTATTAACGAAAACAG atatttgcAAGAAAGATTACAACAattaattgaagaaaaagaactcgCAAGACAATCTCTCTCaaaatataaa AGTATGCTGGATAGTAAAAGAGCAAAAGGGACTATTAAATTGGGTGTTAATCCTGCTGCTGGAATGGTGATGAAACACAAGCAAG tTGAAGAGCTTTTACAGCAAACACGTATACCACTTCAAAAATCTACTGTTGCAATAGAAGAATTACATTGTTTGTGCACTGCTCTGATGGAAGCATTGAATGATAAAACTTTAGCTTTAGCACATCAAAAAAAAGCTAATAA AATTTTGGCTTCGAGAATTTGTGAGTTGGACAGTATGATAGAATCACCAACAACAACGCTATTGGAAGGCTACACAAGTGCTGATGTTGACCAAAAAT GTAGTAGTCTTCGTAATGATATAGACCACATATCAGAATGTACTACggaaaaaatcaatgaaaatgtGACTGATACAAAAGAAACAATCGTAGATAATTCTTCATCTTCGGAAATACGATCAGTACATACTATACAAATGAATCTTCCTAAAAATTTAGAAACTTTAGTTCAAAAAgctttgaataatttaaaagatgcTGATAAAcatgataaataa
- the LOC127063164 gene encoding mRNA export factor GLE1-like — MSVGIKTKSVSVEDLGSIVKQMINGALENTAQIAKLHQVVYEEWYFKKMAELRNSKLGKTTEKPIEDTEKNTPPSVILRNESTLKHVLNLPSSKITINNYMQKNEELQNKSSREHKTKLYFTDKSKSDSMLTNLAKHKNTNLETSAQTHSLTSNNINGFYKFNSQIPIIEIKPENDATEHQNIVLSNDTKVRKNTEKAMNKNTKYDLIQINHKSEDIKMKREDKNGTAFENWKKQKNIKYKQMIKQEQKEKQQQLQAKLAEMESRKIAQTYIRMKKQQKTQERRKLSKELRIIEQTNLKSYQKQMEMKRIINDKVFKEWKKRKDIKLKEQKIVNRRYSNYYYQLQQKQQQQLQSQQEQDLSEHTNALHGIDTKFNSWLNRLDWVLHEKYLRERRYLVRSFYCQPAYYGNAADIAYNKFS; from the exons atGTCGGTCGGAATCAAAACTAAAAGCGTTTCAGTCGAAGATTTAGGAAGCATCGTAAAGCAAATGATCAATGGAGCACTTGAAAATACTG CCCAAATTGCCAAACTACATCAGGTTGTTTATGAAGAATGGTACTTCAAAAAAATGGCTGAattaagaaattcaaaattaGGAAAAACAACAGAGAAACCTATTGAAGATACGGAAAAG aatacaCCTCCATCAGTTATATTAAGGAACGAATCTACTTTAAAACATGTACTTAATTTGCCATCATCcaaaattacaattaataattatatgcaaaaaaatgaagaattgCAGAACAAATCAAGCAGAGAACACAAGACAAAACTATACTTTACAGATAAATCAAAAAGTGATTCCATGCTAACAAATTTGGCAAAGCATAAAAATACTAATTTAGAAACTAGTGCACAAACTCATTCATTAacttctaataatattaacggattttataaattcaattctCAAATTCCAATTATTGAA ATAAAACCTGAAAATGATGCTACTGAACATCAAAATATTGTTCTGTCTAATGACAcaaaagttagaaaaaatacggAAAAAGCAATGAACAAGAACACGAAATATGATCTAATTCAAATCAATCATAAATccgaagatataaaaat gaaacgagaagataaaaatgggACAGCATTCGAGAattggaaaaaacaaaaaaatattaaatataaacagATGATCAAACAAGAACAGAAGGagaaacaacaacaattgCAAGCTAAACTAGCTGAGATGGAATCAAGAAAAATTGCTCAG ACGTATATTCGTATGAAGAAACAACAGAAAAcacaagagagaagaaaattatctaaGGAATTACGAATTATTGAACAAACTAATCTTAAATCGTATCAAAAACAAATGGAAATGAAAcgtattataaatgataaggTTTttaaagaatggaaaaaacgaaaagatatcaaactgaaagagcaaaaaatagt aaatcgacgatatagtaattattattaccaattacaacaaaaacaacaacagcagctgCAGTCACAACAAGAACAAGATCTATCCGAACATACGAATGCTTTGCATGGCATtgatacaaaatttaattcttgGCTGAACCGATTAGATTGGGTTTTacacgaaaaatatttacgtGAAAGACGTTATCTCGTACGTTCTTTTTATTGTCAACCGGCTTATTATGGTAATGCAGCTGACattgcatataataaattttcataa